The Glycine max cultivar Williams 82 chromosome 12, Glycine_max_v4.0, whole genome shotgun sequence genome window below encodes:
- the LOC100791823 gene encoding RNA-binding protein 28: MGKKNKVKENGGKEHCSSTLFVSNLPYSFSNSQLEETFSEVGPVRRCFIVTQKGSAQHRGFGYVQFAVEEDANRAIELKNGTSVEGRKIVVKHAMPRPPCEERQSKPNKEGKTDDLTKPKDDDEDSTLSGAEKNVSVLKEEEVQVSKQKNMRKPTETKKSALCDDVPDEGSCSEKQRVARTVIFGGLINSDMAEEVHGKAREIGTVCSIKYPLSRKDLEQHGLLQDGCTLDASAVLYTSVKSARASVATLHRKEIGGGNIWVRQLGGEGSKTQKWKLIVRNLPFKAKENEIRDMFSSAGCVWDVFIPQKTNTDLSKGFAFVKFTCKQDAEKAIQKLNGSKFAKRLIAVDWAVSKKIFSSDTNNALASEKGQQNMSDEDSTDEDFELVDKRSGQGDSDTDYSSAMEEEGTPPEDNFDKEADIAKKVLNNLLTSSSKGTSVNNDSMLIKENKGSRSDEIVKDADEKASNESEKVSGVSKPEISSRNNLLNPKGTEDDLQRTVFISNLPFECDNEEVKQRFSGFGEIEYFVPVLHQVTKRPRGTGFLKFKTVEAANTVISTARAASGMGILLKGRPLKVLKALDKKSAHDKELEKAKNEVHDHRNLYLAKEGLILEGTTAAEGVSASDMLKRLELERKKKTKLQSPNFHVSRTRLIIYNLPKSMNEKELKKFCIDAVVSRATKQKPVIRQIKFLKNEKKGNVAQERYSRGVAFVEFSEHQHALVALRVLNNNPETFGPEHRPIVEFALDNVQTLKLRKAKLQSQHQTPQVDNNAMDNDNPGTVEGCKPVKDRKRKSREHDEPAKESVLNTNGESGVAVANGKSPQGHKSKRQKGNNKSKKALKENREAALSMKPKNNENGHNNGGASLEGQNTATDSNRRKSGNKDDVGFRKRKMQNQEQEAGQKVLKKRLKKNKGSVGKDVVDKLDMLVEQYKSKFSHKGSLENDGEKRHSKQLRKWFQS; the protein is encoded by the exons ATGGGAAAGAAGAACAAAGTGAAGGAAAATGGAGGCAAAGAGCATTGCTCCTCGACACTTTTTGTCTCCAACTTGCCCTATTCCTTTTCCAATTCTCAg ttgGAGGAGACGTTCAGTGAGGTTGGACCTGTCAGGCGTTGTTTCATAGTCACTCAGAAAG GGTCAGCCCAACATCGTGGTTTTGGTTACGTCCAATT TGCCGTCGAGGAAGATGCTAACCGTGCTATTGAGCTGAAGAATGGTACATCTGTTGAAGGCCGGAAAATTGTAGTGAAGCATGCAATGCCTCGTCCTCCCTGTGAAGAACGGCAATCAAAACCAAATAAAG AGGGCAAGACAGATGATCTCACAAAGCCAAAAGACGATGATGAAGACAGCACATTATCTGGAGCAGAGAAGAACGTTTCAGTTTTGAAGGAAGAAG AAGTACAAgtcagtaaacaaaaaaacatgaggAAGCCCACAGAAACGAAAAAATCAGCTCTCTGTGATGATGTACCAGATGAGGGTAGTTGCTCAGAAAAACAGAG GGTTGCTAGAACTGTTATATTTGGTGGTCTCATAAATTCCGATATGGCTGAAGAAGTTCACGGCAAAGCTAGAGAGATTGGCACTGTGTGTTCAATTAAGTACCCTCTTTCAAGGAAAGATCTCGAGCAACATG GTCTCCTGCAAGATGGATGCACTTTAGATGCTTCAGCTGTGCTTTATACAAGTGTAAAATCAGCCCGAGCTTCTGTTGCAACGTTACATAGAAAAGAGATAGGAGGGGGAAACATTTGGGTGCGCCAACTGGGTGGAGAG GGCTCCAAGACTCAGAAATGGAAGCTTATTGTCAGAAACCTTCCTTTCAAG gcaaaagaaaatgaaataagagaTATGTTTTCATCTGCAGGATGTGTGTGGGATGTATTTATTCCACAAAAGACAAACACAGA TCTGTCTAAGGGTTTTGCATTTGTAAAGTTCACCTGCAAGCAAGATGCGGAAAAA GCCATTCAAAAGCTCAATGGATCAAAGTTTGCAAAACGACTCATAGCTGTTGATTGGGCTGtttcaaaaaagatatttaGCAGTGATACAAATAATGCTCTTGCCTCAGAGAAAG GACAACAAAACATGAGTGATGAGGATAGTACCGATGAAGATTTTGAGCTTGTTGATAAAAGATCTGGTCAAGGAGATAGTGATACAGACTACTCTAGTGCCATGGAGGAAGAAGGCACCCCTCCTGAAGATAATTTTGATAAGGAAGCAGACATTGCAAAAAAGGTTCTTAACAACTTGCTTACATCCTCGAGTAAAGGAACATCTGTAAACAATGATTCTATGTTGatcaaagaaaacaagggaTCAAGATCTGATGAAATTGTTAAGGATGCAGATGAAAAAGCATCTAATGAGTCTGAAAAGGTTTCAGGTGTTTCTAAGCCTGAAATTTCCAGCAGAAACAACTTATTAAATCCTAAGGGAACAGAAGATGATTTGCAGAGAACAGTTTTTATAAGTAATCTTCCCTTTGAATGTGATAATGAAGAAGTGAAACAACGATTTTCTGGATTTGGGGAAATAGAATATTTTGTTCCTGTTCTCCACCAAGTTACCAA GCGACCCAGAGGGACtggttttctaaaatttaaaactgtAGAAGCAGCTAATACTGTAATTTCAACTGCCAGGGCTGCTTCTGGGATGGGTATTTTATTGAAGGGTAGACCATTAAAAGTTTTGAAGGCTTTGGATAAGAAATCAGCACATGACAAGGAActggagaaagcaaaaaatgaGGTTCATGACCACCGCAATCTTTACTTGGCAAAG GAGGGACTTATTCTTGAGGGAACTACAGCTGCTGAAGGGGTTTCAGCCAGCGATATGTTAAAACGCCTAGA GttggaaaggaaaaagaagacaaagcttCAATCTCCCAATTTTCATGTTTCGAGAACTAGACTCATTATCTACAACTTACCTAAGTCAATGAATGAGAAAGAACTCAAGAAATTTTGCATTGATGCAGTTGTCTCTAGAGCTACCAAGCAAAAACCTGTAATTCGGCAG ataaagtttttgaaaaatgaaaagaaaggaaatgttGCTCAGGAGCGCTATTCACGGGGAGTTGCCTTTGTTGAATTTTCGGAGCATCAGCATGCCCTTGTGGCTCTGAGAGTTCTTAACAATAATCCTG AAACTTTTGGTCCCGAACATCGGCCGATTGTGGAGTTTGCTCTTGATAATGTTCAAACACTTAAACTTCGGAAGGCAAAGCTACAATCTCAGCATCAGACTCCTCAAGTTGACAACAATGCCATGGATAATGACAACCCTGGCACGGTAGAAGGTTGCAAGCCTGTAAAGGACAGAAAACGAAAATCTCGAGAGCATGACGAACCAGCAAAGGAATCAGTACTGAATACAAATGGTGAATCGGGTGTTGCAGTGGCAAATGGAAAATCCCCACAAGGACACAAATCCAAAAGACAAAAGGGCAACAATAAGAGTAAAAAGGCACTGAAAGAAAATCGAGAAGCAGCCTTGTCCATGAAGCCAAAGAATAACGAAAATGGCCATAACAATGGTGGTGCATCACTTGAAGGTCAAAACACTGCCACTGACtctaatagaagaaaatcaggGAATAAAGATGATGTGGggtttagaaaaagaaagatgcaAAACCAAGAGCAAGAAGCTGGCCAAAAGGTTTTAAAGAAACGGCTTAAGAAGAATAAAGGTTCAGTAGGGAAGGACGTAGTAGACAAGCTTGACATGCTTGTAGAACAATATAAATCCAAGTTCTCACACAAGGGTTCCCTAGAGAATGATGGAGAGAAAAGACATTCAAAACAGCTTAGGAAATGGTTCCAATCATAG